Proteins from a genomic interval of Phenylobacterium sp. LH3H17:
- a CDS encoding glutathione S-transferase family protein, with the protein MLTLYDHPLSPYAQKVKIALREKGLAFETVSPGGLGAGGAQGEFVAASPRAEVPALVDGEVSVFDSSIILEYLEDRYPDPPMLPAAPADRARVRMLEEVMDTHFEAINWGLSEIRWFRRAEGELAEALLAKAAEQTQGFFTWLEGQLGDRAWFNGETFGWGDLAVVPYLNGSVGHGNPPAKGSKLADWLTRANARPSVAATSEEAAGSARASAMPNVAELVEKGLFKREYRDHRLEWMIKSGGAEVVLRGLERKNIRFSPDFG; encoded by the coding sequence ATGCTGACGCTCTATGATCATCCGCTCTCGCCCTACGCTCAGAAGGTCAAGATCGCCCTGCGCGAGAAGGGACTGGCCTTCGAGACGGTGTCGCCCGGCGGCCTGGGCGCCGGCGGGGCCCAGGGCGAATTCGTCGCCGCCAGCCCGCGCGCCGAGGTGCCGGCCCTGGTGGATGGGGAGGTCTCGGTGTTCGATTCCAGCATCATCCTGGAATATCTGGAGGACCGATACCCCGATCCGCCAATGCTTCCGGCCGCCCCCGCCGACCGGGCGCGGGTGCGGATGCTGGAGGAGGTGATGGACACCCACTTCGAGGCGATCAACTGGGGCCTGTCGGAAATCCGCTGGTTCCGCCGGGCCGAGGGGGAACTCGCCGAAGCGCTGTTGGCCAAGGCCGCCGAGCAGACCCAGGGTTTCTTCACCTGGTTGGAGGGCCAGCTCGGCGACCGGGCCTGGTTCAACGGCGAGACCTTCGGCTGGGGCGACCTGGCCGTGGTCCCCTATCTCAACGGCTCGGTCGGCCACGGCAACCCGCCGGCCAAGGGCTCGAAGCTGGCGGACTGGCTGACCCGCGCCAACGCCCGCCCCTCGGTCGCCGCGACGTCCGAGGAGGCCGCCGGCTCGGCCCGCGCCTCGGCCATGCCCAATGTCGCGGAGCTGGTCGAGAAGGGTTTATTCAAGCGCGAGTACCGCGACCACCGCCTGGAATGGATGATCAAGAGCGGCGGCGCCGAGGTCGTCCTGCGCGGCCTGGAGCGCAAGAACATCCGCTTCAGCCCTGACTTCGGCTAG
- a CDS encoding sterol desaturase family protein, which yields MRTDLTRYVVFAVGVWLVLWVLLAPVLRARKIRDDTPSARQLLTEFGCSVRSIAIFSTVGLMTFGLERMGVLHGPKIAQGWGPVWFWVSLGLMVLAHDAWFYWTHRMIHDRRLFRVFHRRHHRSNNPSPFTAYSFDLGEAAINALFVPLWVLLVPTAWPAVGLFMLHQIVRNTIGHSGYELFPATRDGRPLLPWLTTVTHHDLHHAQAGYNYGLYFSHWDRWMGTEHPDYAARFAQAVRRPIFRRGRAIAAE from the coding sequence ATGCGCACCGACCTGACCCGCTATGTCGTCTTCGCGGTGGGGGTCTGGCTGGTGCTCTGGGTGCTGCTGGCGCCTGTGCTGAGGGCCCGAAAGATTCGCGACGACACGCCCTCGGCGCGCCAGCTCCTGACCGAGTTCGGCTGTTCGGTCCGCTCGATCGCCATCTTCTCCACCGTCGGCCTGATGACCTTCGGCCTGGAACGTATGGGCGTGCTGCATGGGCCCAAGATCGCCCAGGGCTGGGGGCCGGTCTGGTTCTGGGTCAGCCTCGGCCTGATGGTGCTGGCCCATGACGCCTGGTTCTACTGGACCCATCGGATGATCCACGATCGGCGCCTGTTTCGCGTCTTCCACCGGCGCCATCACCGGTCGAACAACCCTTCGCCCTTCACCGCCTACAGCTTCGACCTGGGCGAGGCGGCCATCAACGCCCTGTTCGTGCCGCTCTGGGTGCTGCTGGTCCCCACGGCCTGGCCTGCCGTGGGCCTGTTCATGCTGCACCAGATCGTGCGCAACACCATCGGCCACTCCGGCTACGAGCTGTTTCCCGCGACCCGCGACGGCCGGCCGCTGCTGCCCTGGCTGACCACGGTGACACACCACGACCTGCACCACGCCCAGGCGGGCTACAACTACGGCCTCTATTTCAGCCACTGGGACCGGTGGATGGGCACCGAACACCCCGACTATGCGGCCCGGTTCGCGCAGGCCGTGCGCCGGCCGATCTTCCGCCGCGGTCGGGCGATCGCCGCGGAGTAG